A genomic window from Bordetella genomosp. 9 includes:
- a CDS encoding Hsp70 family protein, translated as MTSSAPAVACGIDFGTSNSAVGWHRPGASPLLPLEDGQPTMPSAIFFHEEDSTISYGRAALEDYLAGYEGRLMRAMKNLLGSSLIDGHTEIRGRGVPFRVLLTHFIAQLKTRAEQAAGRAFTSVVMGRPAYFVDGDEAADKTAQDTLGEIAAAVGFKDIAFQYEPLAAAFDYESQISREELVLVIDIGGGTSDFSLIRLGPERAGQADRKQDILAHGGVHIGGGDFDRHLNLAAFMPLLGLGSKLRNGKDVPSTQYSNLASWHTINFAYTNKAQETLAYIRANAAERDKVELLLKLVKERAGHWLSLQVEKAKIELSDAPLAQASLDRIAPGRMLDVTRPELDHATAPLIARIEDTVAALLRDATVDSAAIDTVFFTGGSSRVSCLRERIAALLPEARSVEGDLFGSIGAGLALDAARKFGY; from the coding sequence ATGACTTCTTCCGCTCCCGCCGTCGCCTGCGGCATCGACTTCGGCACTTCCAATTCCGCGGTAGGCTGGCACCGGCCAGGCGCATCGCCGCTGCTGCCTCTGGAAGACGGTCAACCGACCATGCCATCGGCCATCTTCTTCCATGAAGAAGACAGCACCATCAGCTACGGCCGCGCCGCGCTGGAAGACTACCTGGCCGGCTATGAAGGCCGCCTGATGCGCGCCATGAAGAACCTGCTGGGCAGCTCGCTGATCGACGGGCATACGGAGATCCGCGGCCGCGGCGTCCCATTCCGGGTGCTGCTGACCCACTTCATCGCGCAATTGAAGACGCGCGCGGAACAGGCGGCGGGCCGCGCGTTCACGTCGGTGGTGATGGGCCGGCCAGCGTACTTCGTCGATGGCGATGAAGCGGCGGATAAAACCGCGCAGGATACATTGGGCGAGATCGCCGCGGCGGTAGGCTTCAAGGACATTGCCTTCCAGTATGAACCGCTCGCGGCCGCCTTCGACTACGAGTCGCAGATCAGCCGCGAGGAACTGGTGCTGGTCATCGACATCGGCGGCGGTACATCCGACTTTTCCCTGATCCGGCTGGGCCCGGAGCGCGCCGGCCAGGCCGACCGCAAGCAGGACATCCTGGCCCACGGCGGCGTGCATATCGGCGGCGGCGATTTCGACCGGCACCTGAACCTGGCCGCCTTCATGCCGCTGCTGGGCCTGGGCAGCAAGCTGCGCAACGGCAAGGACGTGCCGTCGACCCAGTACTCCAACCTGGCCTCCTGGCACACGATCAACTTCGCCTATACCAACAAGGCGCAGGAAACGCTGGCGTATATCCGCGCCAATGCCGCGGAGCGCGACAAGGTCGAACTCCTGCTCAAGCTCGTCAAGGAACGCGCCGGCCATTGGCTGTCCCTGCAGGTGGAAAAAGCCAAGATCGAGTTGTCCGACGCGCCGCTGGCGCAGGCCAGCCTGGACCGCATCGCCCCGGGCCGCATGCTGGACGTCACGCGGCCCGAGCTGGACCACGCGACCGCGCCGCTGATCGCCCGCATCGAAGATACCGTCGCCGCGCTGCTGCGCGATGCGACGGTGGATAGCGCGGCGATCGACACCGTGTTCTTCACCGGCGGTTCGAGCCGCGTTTCCTGCCTGCGCGAGCGCATCGCCGCGCTGCTGCCGGAAGCGCGCAGCGTGGAAGGCGACCTGTTCGGCAGCATCGGCGCCGGACTGGCGCTGGATGCCGCCCGCAAGTTCGGCTATTGA
- a CDS encoding class I SAM-dependent methyltransferase produces MKPVVVMLAAASLALAACAQPPRQQASAAIDAALASSDRPAADVQRDAARKPGELLAFAGIKPGDRVADLMPGGGYFTRLFSKAVGPGGHVYAVVPQEFLAIAPKSLATAQAIPTAAYANVTVASQPLATLSLPEPLDVAWTSENYHDVYGFAGPAAAAQLDAAVYRALKPGGVFIVTDHVANAGTSGQSAHTLHRIDPETVKQQVLAAGFQFVAESSILRNPQDPHDVPVFAPAVRGHTDQFVLKFRKPG; encoded by the coding sequence TTGAAACCCGTCGTTGTAATGCTTGCCGCGGCCAGCCTGGCGCTGGCGGCGTGCGCCCAGCCGCCTCGCCAGCAAGCGAGCGCCGCCATCGATGCCGCGCTGGCGTCGTCCGATCGTCCCGCCGCCGACGTGCAGCGCGATGCCGCCCGCAAACCCGGCGAGTTGCTGGCATTCGCCGGCATCAAGCCGGGCGACCGCGTGGCCGACCTGATGCCGGGCGGCGGCTATTTCACCCGCCTGTTCAGCAAGGCCGTCGGTCCCGGGGGGCATGTCTATGCCGTCGTGCCGCAGGAATTCCTGGCGATCGCGCCCAAGTCCCTGGCCACGGCGCAGGCCATCCCGACCGCGGCCTATGCCAACGTGACCGTCGCCAGCCAGCCGCTGGCCACGCTGTCGCTCCCGGAACCGCTGGACGTCGCGTGGACTTCCGAAAACTATCACGACGTCTACGGATTCGCCGGACCGGCAGCCGCGGCGCAGCTCGACGCCGCGGTCTACCGGGCCTTGAAGCCGGGCGGCGTGTTCATCGTCACCGATCACGTGGCCAATGCGGGTACCAGCGGCCAGAGCGCGCACACCCTGCATCGCATCGATCCGGAAACCGTCAAGCAGCAAGTATTGGCGGCTGGCTTCCAGTTCGTGGCCGAAAGCAGCATCCTGCGCAACCCGCAGGATCCGCATGACGTCCCGGTGTTCGCGCCGGCGGTACGCGGCCATACCGACCAGTTCGTGCTCAAGTTCCGCAAGCCCGGTTGA
- a CDS encoding MFS transporter gives MMRQYKLEALNFFMADVQAGLGPFLGVFLQAQGWRPDAIGAMMTLGGIAGMLATSPAGALVDATRRKRALIVAAALLTTLGSLALWLSQGYWTVAASQVVTGVAGAALGPAVAGVTLGIVREHGFGRQIGRNQVANHAGNVVGAALSGLLGWRFGFGAVFALAGIFGLMTIVSTLLLRADSIDHDSARGLSPASAADTRSGHASGFRELAKNRPLLLLAMALALFHLGNAAMLPLFGLAVVGAHKGDPSAFTAQTIVVAQLVMVVAALVANALIRRIGYWGVMLITFLALPLRGLLAACFIDAWAVWPVQALDGIGAGLQSVAVPALVVRLLQGTGRVNVGQGMVMTVQAIGAALSATLGGVMAQHFGYPAAFLVLGGVSLGSLALWARARTMPL, from the coding sequence ATGATGCGCCAGTACAAACTCGAAGCGCTGAATTTTTTCATGGCCGACGTGCAGGCGGGACTCGGCCCGTTCCTGGGCGTGTTCCTCCAGGCTCAGGGTTGGCGGCCCGACGCCATAGGGGCGATGATGACACTGGGCGGCATCGCCGGCATGCTGGCGACTTCTCCGGCGGGCGCCCTGGTCGATGCGACGCGCCGCAAGCGGGCGCTGATCGTCGCGGCGGCCCTGCTGACCACCCTGGGCTCGCTGGCCCTTTGGCTGTCGCAAGGCTATTGGACGGTCGCCGCGTCGCAGGTCGTCACCGGCGTGGCCGGCGCCGCGCTCGGCCCGGCGGTGGCGGGGGTGACGCTGGGCATCGTGCGCGAACACGGTTTCGGACGGCAGATCGGGCGCAACCAGGTGGCGAATCACGCCGGCAACGTCGTCGGTGCGGCGCTGTCCGGCCTGCTGGGCTGGCGTTTCGGCTTCGGCGCGGTATTCGCGCTGGCGGGCATCTTCGGGCTGATGACGATCGTGTCGACTTTGCTGCTGCGCGCCGACTCGATCGACCACGACAGTGCGCGCGGCCTCAGCCCGGCGTCCGCAGCGGATACCCGATCCGGACATGCCAGCGGCTTTCGCGAACTGGCGAAGAACCGGCCCCTGCTGCTGCTTGCCATGGCGCTAGCGCTGTTCCATCTGGGCAATGCCGCCATGCTGCCCCTGTTCGGACTTGCCGTGGTGGGCGCGCACAAGGGGGACCCCAGCGCCTTCACCGCGCAGACCATCGTCGTCGCGCAACTGGTCATGGTCGTCGCCGCGCTGGTCGCCAACGCGCTGATACGCCGCATCGGCTACTGGGGCGTCATGCTCATCACTTTCCTGGCGCTGCCGCTGCGCGGGCTGCTGGCCGCGTGCTTCATCGACGCCTGGGCCGTCTGGCCGGTGCAGGCGCTGGACGGCATCGGCGCCGGCCTGCAGAGCGTCGCCGTGCCGGCGCTGGTCGTGCGGCTGCTGCAAGGCACCGGCCGCGTCAACGTCGGCCAGGGCATGGTCATGACGGTCCAGGCCATCGGCGCGGCGCTGAGCGCCACACTGGGCGGCGTGATGGCCCAGCATTTCGGCTACCCGGCCGCATTCCTGGTCCTGGGCGGCGTGTCGCTCGGTTCGCTCGCGCTGTGGGCGCGGGCCCGTACAATGCCGCTTTGA